The Actinomycetota bacterium region GAGGCCGCGGCAGATCCTCGTCGTGGCCGAGCTTCCCAAGACCCGCTCGGGCAAGATCATGCGGCGGCTGTTGCGCGACGTGGCGGAGAACCGGACGCTCGGCGACGTGACGACGCTGGCGGACCCCACCGTCATGAATCTCATCAGCGCCGGTCTGGCGACAGCCGCGCCGGAGGACTGAGCACTGGATCCGTCGCGGCCGCCCGCCCGCGTGCCGCTGTTCGGGCGCCTCAGCCTGCCCGAACGACGGTGGGTCGCCGAGGCCCTGCGCGACGAGACCGTTGGCGGACTGCTGCTACTGGCGGCGGCCGTGGTGGCGCTGGTCTGGGCGAACTCACCGGCTGGCGACAGCTACGCCGCGCTGGCGGGTTGGGAGGTCGGTCCGGCGGCGCTCGGGCTGCACCTGTCGCTGGCGACGTGGGCCGCCGACGGACTGCTGGCCATCTTCTTCTTCGTCGCCGGCATGGAACTCAAGCACGAACTCGTCCTCGGCTCGCTGCGCCGGGTCGGCAAGGCGGCGGTCCCGGTCGCGGCAGCGGTCGGCGGAATGGCCGTGCCGGCGCTGATCTTCGCCGGGGTGAACCTGGCCGCGCCGGACGGGTCGCCGGGCGCCTGGGGTATCCCGATGGCGACCGACATCGCGTTCGCGTTGGCGGTCCTCGCGGTGGTCGGCAGCCGGCTGCCGGTGGCGTTGCGCGCCTTCCTGCTCACTCTCGCCGTGGTCGACGACCTCGGCGCAATCGTGGTGATCGCGGTCTTCTACTCCCACGGCTTCAACGCCTGGGCCTTCCTCGCCGCGGTGGCCTGCCTGATCGGCTATGCGCTGCTGCAGCACTGGCGAGTGCGGACGCCGTGGATCTACCTGCCGCTGGCGCTGGTCACCTGGGACCTGATGCACGCCAGTGGCATTCACGCGACCGTCGCCGGCGTCGCGATGGGACTGCTGACCCGGGTCCGGGCAGATCCCGGCGAGGCGGCCGCGCCCTGCGACCGGCTGATCCACCGGGTGCACCCGGTGTCAGCGGCGGTCGCCGTCCCGCTGTTCGCGTTCTTCGCCGCCGGCGTCGACCTGCGGGGCACCGACCTGGCCACGACGCTGTCGTCGCCGATCACGATCGGCATCGTGGTCGGGTTGGTGGTCGGCAAACCGGTCGGCGTCGTGGGCACCGCGTGGCTGATGGCGCGGTTCACCCGAGCGAGCCTGGATCCGTCGATCGGCTGGCGCGACGTCGGCGCGGTGGGCCTCGTGGCCGGTATCGGCTTCACCGTCAGCCTGCTGATCGCCGCACTGTCGTTCGGCGACGACCCGAGCCGGTTGGCGACGGCCAAACTGGCCGTCCTGCTGGCCTCGGTGACCGCGGCCGTCGTGGCCGCGGCCGCGATCCTGGGCCGCAACCGCCACTACCGTCGCCGCCGTACGGCGCCAGACCCCGACACCACGACGCGGCAGCCGGACTGACCCGACCCGGCAGTGCTGCGCGCACGGACCGACGTGGCGCGACGGCTGGCCCGGCACTGCTGCGCACACGGACCGACGCGGCGCGACGACGCACACGGCCGACGCGGCGCTACGACGCACACGGCTGACGCGGCGCTACGACGCGGACGCGGGCTGACCGGGCGGCGAACGGCTAGCCTCATCGCGGTCGGTCGTGTGCCTACTGCAGGCGACCGCGCCGTCCACCGCCGTACCGCCTCGCCGACCCGGAGGTCTCGTGACCACCACCCCCCCGCTGCCGCCGTCCGAACCGGTCATCGGCACGACGGACGACGGCCGTGGCCCCGACACGGCCCCGGCACCGGGCATCCGTGCGCTGGTGAGTGCCGCCAAGACCGACGCCGCGCGGCTGGCCAAGGCCCAGGTCGAGCTCGCCCAGGCCGAGGCCGCCGCGGCGGGCAAGGCGGCCACGATCACCACCGGACTGCTGGTCGCCGCCGGCGTCGTGGCCTTCCTGATGTACGTCTTCGTCCTGCTGAGCCTGGCGTGGCTGCTGACCCTGTGGCTGCCGATCTGGGCCGGCTTCCTCATCGTCGCCGGCGCCCTGCTGCTCAAGGCAGTCTTGCTCGTGCTCATCGCCAGCCGGAAGGCCAAGGGCATCAAGGGATTACGGCGGTCCAAG contains the following coding sequences:
- the nhaA gene encoding Na+/H+ antiporter NhaA; amino-acid sequence: MDPSRPPARVPLFGRLSLPERRWVAEALRDETVGGLLLLAAAVVALVWANSPAGDSYAALAGWEVGPAALGLHLSLATWAADGLLAIFFFVAGMELKHELVLGSLRRVGKAAVPVAAAVGGMAVPALIFAGVNLAAPDGSPGAWGIPMATDIAFALAVLAVVGSRLPVALRAFLLTLAVVDDLGAIVVIAVFYSHGFNAWAFLAAVACLIGYALLQHWRVRTPWIYLPLALVTWDLMHASGIHATVAGVAMGLLTRVRADPGEAAAPCDRLIHRVHPVSAAVAVPLFAFFAAGVDLRGTDLATTLSSPITIGIVVGLVVGKPVGVVGTAWLMARFTRASLDPSIGWRDVGAVGLVAGIGFTVSLLIAALSFGDDPSRLATAKLAVLLASVTAAVVAAAAILGRNRHYRRRRTAPDPDTTTRQPD
- a CDS encoding phage holin family protein — protein: MCLLQATAPSTAVPPRRPGGLVTTTPPLPPSEPVIGTTDDGRGPDTAPAPGIRALVSAAKTDAARLAKAQVELAQAEAAAAGKAATITTGLLVAAGVVAFLMYVFVLLSLAWLLTLWLPIWAGFLIVAGALLLKAVLLVLIASRKAKGIKGLRRSKVQLERTKAALRGSRPA